Proteins co-encoded in one Streptomyces diastaticus subsp. diastaticus genomic window:
- a CDS encoding YebC/PmpR family DNA-binding transcriptional regulator: MSGHSKWATTKHKKAVIDAKRGKLFAKLIKNIEVAARMGGADVEGNPTLFDAIQKAKKQSVPNKNIDSAVKRGAGLEAGGADYETIMYEGYGPNGVAVLIECLTDNRNRAASDVRVAMTRNGGSMADPGSVSYLFNRKGVVIVPKDGLSEDDVLGAVLDAGAEEVNDLGESFEVLSEATDLVAVRTALQEAGIDYDSADANFVPTMQVELDEEGARKIFKLIDALEDSDDVQNVFANFDVSDEVMASVDA, encoded by the coding sequence ATGTCCGGCCACTCTAAATGGGCTACGACGAAGCACAAGAAGGCCGTGATCGACGCCAAGCGCGGCAAACTCTTCGCGAAGCTGATCAAGAACATCGAGGTGGCGGCCCGGATGGGCGGCGCCGACGTGGAAGGCAACCCGACCCTCTTCGACGCCATCCAGAAGGCCAAGAAGCAGTCGGTGCCGAACAAGAACATCGACTCGGCCGTCAAGCGCGGCGCCGGCCTGGAGGCCGGTGGCGCCGACTACGAGACGATCATGTACGAGGGTTACGGCCCCAACGGTGTCGCGGTGCTCATCGAGTGCCTCACCGACAACCGCAACCGCGCCGCCTCCGACGTGCGCGTGGCCATGACCCGCAACGGCGGCTCGATGGCCGATCCCGGCTCGGTCTCCTACCTCTTCAACCGCAAGGGCGTCGTCATCGTCCCCAAGGACGGGCTGTCCGAGGACGACGTCCTCGGAGCCGTCCTGGACGCGGGTGCCGAGGAGGTCAACGACCTCGGTGAGTCCTTCGAGGTGCTCAGCGAGGCCACCGACCTGGTCGCCGTCCGCACCGCCCTCCAGGAAGCCGGGATCGACTACGACTCGGCCGACGCCAACTTCGTCCCCACCATGCAGGTCGAGCTGGACGAGGAGGGCGCGCGCAAGATCTTCAAGCTGATCGACGCGCTGGAGGACAGCGACGACGTGCAGAACGTCTTCGCCAACTTCGACGTCTCCGACGAGGTCATGGCCTCCGTCGACGCCTGA
- the ruvC gene encoding crossover junction endodeoxyribonuclease RuvC, with the protein MRVLGVDPGLTRCGIGVVDGVAGRPLTMVGVGVIRTPAHADTPDRLVAVEAGIEEWLDEHRPERVAVERVFSQHNVRTVMGTAQASAVAMLCAARRGLPVALHTPSEVKAAVTGSGRAEKDQVGAMVTRLLRLDAPPRPADAADALALAICHIWRAPAQNRLQQAVAAHRAAPAARRTTSGRRPQKGRPA; encoded by the coding sequence ATGCGGGTACTGGGCGTGGACCCGGGGCTGACCCGGTGCGGCATCGGCGTCGTCGACGGCGTCGCGGGCCGCCCGCTGACGATGGTCGGCGTCGGAGTGATCCGCACCCCCGCCCACGCCGACACCCCTGACCGGCTGGTCGCCGTGGAAGCGGGCATCGAGGAGTGGCTGGACGAGCACCGGCCCGAACGGGTCGCCGTCGAGCGCGTGTTCAGCCAGCACAACGTCCGCACCGTGATGGGCACCGCCCAGGCCAGCGCCGTCGCCATGCTCTGCGCGGCCCGCCGGGGCCTGCCCGTCGCCCTGCACACCCCGAGCGAGGTCAAGGCCGCCGTCACCGGGTCGGGCCGCGCGGAGAAGGACCAGGTCGGCGCCATGGTCACCCGCCTGCTGCGGCTCGACGCGCCCCCCAGGCCCGCCGACGCCGCCGACGCCCTCGCCCTCGCCATCTGCCACATCTGGCGCGCCCCCGCGCAGAACCGCCTCCAGCAGGCAGTCGCCGCCCACCGCGCCGCCCCCGCCGCGCGCCGCACCACTTCCGGTCGGCGCCCCCAGAAAGGCCGCCCCGCATGA
- the ruvA gene encoding Holliday junction branch migration protein RuvA, with product MIASVSGTVAALAPDSAVVEVGGIGMAVQCTPDTLSGLRVGEQARLATSLVVREDSLTLYGFADDDERQTFALLQTASGVGPRLAQAMLAVHQPDALRRAVATGDEKALTAVPGIGKKGAQKLLLELKDRLGAPRGATQAARPAAASGPAPWSEQLHTALVGLGYAPREADDAVQAVTPQAEAALAEGGRPAVPQLLRAALQSLNRAR from the coding sequence ATGATCGCCTCAGTCAGCGGCACCGTCGCCGCCCTCGCCCCGGACAGCGCGGTCGTGGAGGTCGGTGGTATCGGCATGGCCGTCCAGTGCACCCCGGACACCCTCTCCGGCCTCCGGGTCGGTGAGCAGGCCCGCCTCGCCACCAGCCTCGTCGTCCGCGAGGACTCCCTGACCCTCTACGGGTTCGCCGACGACGACGAACGGCAGACCTTCGCACTCCTCCAGACCGCCAGCGGCGTCGGCCCGCGCCTGGCCCAGGCGATGCTCGCCGTCCACCAGCCGGACGCGCTGCGGCGGGCGGTGGCCACCGGCGACGAGAAGGCGCTGACCGCCGTCCCCGGCATCGGCAAGAAGGGCGCCCAGAAACTCCTGCTCGAACTGAAGGACCGGCTCGGCGCCCCACGTGGCGCCACCCAGGCCGCCCGCCCCGCCGCGGCGAGCGGCCCCGCCCCCTGGTCCGAGCAACTGCACACCGCCCTCGTCGGCCTCGGCTACGCCCCGCGTGAGGCCGACGACGCCGTCCAGGCCGTCACCCCGCAGGCCGAGGCGGCCCTCGCCGAGGGCGGCCGGCCCGCCGTCCCGCAGCTCCTGCGCGCCGCCCTGCAGAGTCTCAACCGCGCCCGCTGA
- the ruvB gene encoding Holliday junction branch migration DNA helicase RuvB has protein sequence MNPYETEPAHHGADEDGHRLVGSVADGEDTAVEAALRPKELDEFIGQEKVRAQLDLVLKAARARGATADHVLLSGAPGLGKTTLSMIIAAEMEAPIRITSGPAIQHAGDLAAILSSLQEGEVLFLDEIHRMSRPAEEMLYMAMEDFRVDVIVGKGPGATAIPLELPPFTLVGATTRAGLLPPPLRDRFGFTGHMEFYGPAELERVVHRSARLLDVGIDTEGAAEIAGRSRGTPRIANRLLRRVRDYAQVKADGAVDREIAAAALAVYEVDDRGLDRLDRSVLEALLKLFGGGPVGLSTLSVAVGEERETVEEVAEPFLVREGLLARTPRGRVATPAAWAHLGLTPPRQVPGGPGQGDLFAG, from the coding sequence GTGAACCCGTACGAGACCGAGCCCGCCCACCACGGCGCCGACGAGGACGGCCACCGGCTGGTGGGCTCCGTCGCCGACGGCGAGGACACCGCTGTCGAGGCCGCCCTGCGCCCCAAGGAACTCGACGAGTTCATCGGGCAGGAGAAGGTCCGCGCCCAGCTCGACCTGGTGCTCAAGGCCGCCCGCGCGCGGGGTGCCACCGCCGACCACGTCCTGCTCTCGGGTGCCCCGGGCCTCGGCAAGACCACCCTCTCCATGATCATCGCCGCGGAGATGGAAGCCCCCATCCGGATCACCTCCGGCCCCGCCATCCAGCACGCCGGCGACCTGGCCGCCATCCTCTCCTCCCTCCAGGAGGGCGAGGTGCTCTTCCTCGACGAGATCCACCGGATGTCCCGGCCCGCCGAGGAGATGCTGTACATGGCGATGGAGGACTTCCGGGTCGACGTCATCGTCGGCAAGGGCCCCGGCGCCACCGCCATCCCGCTGGAACTCCCGCCGTTCACCCTGGTCGGCGCCACCACCCGGGCCGGTCTGCTGCCGCCCCCGCTGCGCGACCGGTTCGGCTTCACCGGGCACATGGAGTTCTACGGCCCGGCCGAACTGGAGCGCGTCGTCCACCGTTCCGCCCGCCTCCTCGACGTCGGGATCGACACCGAGGGCGCCGCCGAGATCGCCGGCCGCTCCCGGGGCACCCCGCGGATCGCCAACCGCCTGCTGCGCCGGGTCCGCGACTACGCCCAGGTCAAGGCGGACGGCGCCGTCGACCGGGAGATCGCCGCCGCGGCCCTCGCGGTCTACGAGGTCGACGACCGCGGCCTGGACCGGCTCGACCGCTCGGTGCTGGAGGCGCTGCTGAAGCTCTTCGGCGGGGGACCGGTCGGGCTCTCGACCCTGTCCGTCGCGGTGGGGGAGGAGCGTGAGACCGTCGAGGAGGTGGCCGAGCCCTTCCTCGTCCGGGAGGGACTGCTCGCCCGTACCCCCAGGGGCCGGGTGGCCACCCCCGCCGCCTGGGCCCACCTCGGGCTCACCCCGCCCCGGCAGGTACCGGGCGGACCGGGGCAAGGCGACCTCTTCGCGGGGTGA
- the yajC gene encoding preprotein translocase subunit YajC, translating into MDIVTLLPFVVLIGAMFLMTRSAKKKQQQAVNMRNSMTPGSGIRTIGGMYATVKEVHDESVLLEVAPGVHAIYAKNAIGAVLDDEEYNRIIHGVEGDQGDAPVVPDDASSLTKDDEDGDAGRIDLGKKADDADQDAAEATPKKTDGESDSK; encoded by the coding sequence GTGGACATCGTGACCTTGCTCCCCTTCGTCGTGCTCATCGGCGCCATGTTCCTGATGACCCGCTCGGCGAAGAAGAAGCAGCAGCAGGCCGTCAACATGCGCAACTCGATGACGCCCGGCAGCGGCATCCGGACGATCGGCGGCATGTACGCCACCGTCAAGGAGGTCCACGACGAATCCGTCCTCCTTGAGGTGGCCCCCGGCGTGCACGCGATCTACGCGAAGAACGCCATCGGCGCCGTTCTCGACGACGAGGAGTACAACCGGATCATCCACGGGGTCGAGGGTGACCAGGGCGACGCCCCGGTGGTCCCCGACGACGCCTCCTCCCTGACCAAGGACGACGAAGACGGCGACGCCGGCCGCATCGACCTCGGCAAGAAGGCCGATGACGCCGATCAGGACGCCGCCGAGGCGACGCCGAAGAAGACCGACGGCGAGTCCGACTCGAAGTAG
- the secD gene encoding protein translocase subunit SecD, with product MASPKKGRKQPGQGRPGRALALILIVLVALTGGMFLSGHSTPRLGIDLAGGTSITLQARSEPGQESAVNQTNMNTAVGIIERRVNGLGVSEAEVQTQGNDHIIVNIPKGTNEKQAREQVGTTAQLYFRPVLQLASGEPAPEGSATPSASGSPDEAEKGDGGEAGGDKATEGGDEATDGGSGEPEATPTTQGRAASGALKADATPSPSGPAEDDADPTPSPSASAAEPSEALQKKFEALTCTDTEERTEASEGTKPAEPIVACGTNAQGQWEKYILGPSAVAGTEVDDATAAIDQQGAQGWLVNMEFTDKGKKQFADVTSDISAKPSPQNQFAIVLDGDVVSAPYVREPLTGGTAQISGSFTQESAQDLANMLSYGALPLSFVEESVTSVTAALGGEQLEAGLIAGAIGLLLVVVYLVVYYRGLSLIAIISLLMSAALTYTIMVLLGPAIGFALNLPAVCGAIVAIGITADSFIVFFERVRDEIREGRSLQPAVARGWPRARRTILVSDFVSFLSAAVLFVVTVGKVQGFAFTLGLTTLLDVVVVFFFTRPLLTILARKKFFASGHPWSGLDPKRLGVKPPLRRSRRTVPADPKEA from the coding sequence GTGGCATCACCTAAGAAGGGTCGAAAGCAGCCCGGCCAAGGCCGACCGGGCCGTGCCCTGGCTCTGATCCTTATCGTGTTGGTGGCGCTCACGGGAGGCATGTTCCTCTCCGGGCACTCGACCCCGCGCCTCGGTATCGACCTCGCCGGCGGCACGAGCATCACGCTCCAGGCCAGGAGCGAGCCGGGCCAGGAAAGCGCGGTCAACCAGACCAACATGAACACGGCCGTCGGCATCATCGAGCGCCGTGTCAACGGCCTCGGTGTCTCCGAGGCCGAGGTTCAGACCCAGGGCAACGACCACATCATCGTGAACATCCCCAAGGGGACGAACGAGAAGCAGGCCCGCGAGCAGGTCGGCACGACCGCACAGCTCTACTTCCGCCCCGTGCTGCAGCTCGCCTCCGGCGAGCCGGCCCCCGAGGGCTCCGCGACCCCGTCGGCGAGCGGCTCGCCCGACGAGGCCGAGAAGGGTGACGGCGGCGAGGCCGGCGGCGACAAAGCGACCGAGGGCGGTGACGAGGCCACCGACGGCGGGTCCGGTGAGCCCGAGGCCACCCCCACCACCCAGGGCCGCGCCGCCTCCGGCGCGCTGAAGGCCGACGCCACGCCCTCCCCGTCCGGACCGGCCGAGGACGACGCGGACCCGACGCCCTCCCCCTCCGCCTCCGCGGCGGAGCCCAGTGAAGCGCTCCAGAAGAAGTTCGAGGCGCTGACCTGCACCGACACCGAGGAGCGCACGGAGGCGAGCGAGGGCACCAAGCCCGCCGAACCGATCGTCGCCTGTGGCACGAACGCGCAGGGCCAGTGGGAGAAGTACATCCTCGGCCCCTCCGCGGTGGCGGGCACCGAGGTCGACGACGCCACCGCCGCCATCGACCAGCAGGGCGCGCAGGGCTGGCTGGTGAACATGGAGTTCACCGACAAAGGCAAGAAGCAGTTCGCCGACGTCACCTCGGACATCTCCGCCAAGCCCTCCCCGCAGAACCAGTTCGCCATCGTCCTCGACGGTGACGTGGTCTCCGCCCCGTACGTCCGTGAGCCCCTGACCGGCGGCACGGCCCAGATCTCCGGTTCCTTCACCCAGGAGTCCGCGCAGGACCTGGCCAACATGCTGTCCTACGGCGCCCTGCCGCTCTCCTTCGTCGAGGAGTCCGTCACCTCGGTGACCGCCGCTCTCGGCGGCGAGCAGCTGGAGGCCGGACTCATCGCGGGCGCCATCGGCCTGCTCCTGGTCGTCGTCTACCTCGTGGTCTACTACCGGGGCCTGTCGCTGATCGCCATCATCAGCCTTCTCATGTCGGCGGCGCTGACCTACACGATCATGGTCCTGCTCGGCCCGGCCATCGGCTTCGCGCTCAACCTGCCGGCCGTCTGCGGCGCCATCGTCGCCATCGGCATCACCGCCGACTCGTTCATCGTCTTCTTCGAACGGGTCCGCGACGAGATCCGCGAGGGGCGCTCGCTCCAGCCCGCCGTGGCCCGCGGCTGGCCCCGTGCCCGGCGCACCATCCTCGTCTCCGACTTCGTGTCGTTCCTGTCGGCGGCCGTGCTGTTCGTGGTCACCGTCGGCAAGGTGCAGGGCTTCGCGTTCACGCTGGGCCTCACCACCCTGCTCGACGTGGTCGTGGTGTTCTTCTTCACCAGGCCGCTGCTGACCATCCTGGCGCGCAAGAAGTTCTTCGCGAGCGGGCATCCCTGGTCCGGCCTCGACCCGAAGCGGCTCGGCGTCAAACCGCCGCTGCGCCGCTCCCGCCGTACCGTCCCCGCCGACCCGAAGGAGGCGTGA
- the secF gene encoding protein translocase subunit SecF: protein MSRLGNLGAKLYRGEVGYDFVGKRKFWYAVSILITITAIAGLAVRGLSMGIEFQGGAVFTTPKTSVSAPRAENIAEEAAGHDALVQELGNGGLRIQISNVDTAKSDAIKETLSRELDVAADDINADLVGPSWGSQIANKAWTGLGIFMILVVIYLAIAFEWRMALAALVALIHDITITVGVYALVGFEVTVGTVIGLLTILGYSLYDTVVVFDSLKESSKDATKQTRWTYSEIANRSINATLVRSINTTAVALMPVGALLFIGGGFLGAGMLNDISLSLFVGLAAGAYSSIFIATPLVADFKETDPQMKALRKRVLAKRAQGGDQGEPQPAGATAAGAAGRDDHDDHHDDDGDGAGAGSLVGPRRTQPTSRGRGRGRPSGKRR from the coding sequence ATGTCCCGACTCGGAAATCTCGGCGCCAAGCTCTACCGCGGCGAGGTCGGCTACGACTTCGTCGGCAAGCGCAAGTTCTGGTACGCGGTCTCGATCCTGATCACCATCACGGCCATCGCCGGTCTCGCGGTGCGCGGGCTCAGCATGGGCATCGAGTTCCAGGGCGGGGCCGTCTTCACCACTCCGAAGACGAGTGTCTCGGCCCCGCGGGCGGAGAACATCGCGGAGGAGGCGGCCGGACACGACGCCCTCGTCCAGGAACTCGGCAACGGCGGTCTGCGCATCCAGATCAGCAACGTCGACACCGCGAAGTCCGACGCGATCAAGGAGACGCTCTCGCGCGAGCTGGACGTCGCCGCCGACGACATCAACGCCGACCTGGTCGGCCCCAGCTGGGGCTCCCAGATCGCCAACAAGGCGTGGACCGGCCTCGGGATCTTCATGATCCTCGTGGTCATCTACCTGGCCATCGCCTTCGAGTGGCGGATGGCCCTGGCCGCGCTGGTCGCGCTGATCCACGACATCACCATCACCGTGGGGGTCTACGCCCTCGTCGGTTTCGAGGTCACGGTCGGTACGGTGATCGGTCTGCTGACCATCCTCGGCTACTCGCTGTACGACACGGTGGTGGTCTTCGACAGTCTCAAGGAGAGTTCGAAGGACGCCACCAAGCAGACCCGCTGGACCTACAGCGAGATCGCCAACCGCTCCATCAACGCGACCCTGGTGCGCTCCATCAACACCACGGCGGTCGCGCTGATGCCGGTCGGCGCCCTGCTCTTCATCGGCGGTGGCTTCCTCGGCGCGGGCATGCTCAACGACATCTCCCTGTCGCTGTTCGTCGGCCTCGCGGCCGGCGCGTACTCGTCGATCTTCATCGCCACGCCGCTCGTCGCGGACTTCAAGGAGACCGACCCGCAGATGAAGGCCCTCAGGAAGCGGGTGCTCGCCAAGCGCGCCCAGGGCGGCGACCAGGGTGAGCCGCAGCCGGCCGGGGCCACGGCCGCCGGTGCCGCCGGCCGCGACGACCACGACGACCACCACGACGACGACGGCGACGGTGCCGGGGCGGGCTCCCTGGTGGGTCCGCGCCGTACCCAGCCCACCTCCCGCGGCCGGGGCCGCGGCCGACCCTCCGGAAAGCGCCGATGA
- a CDS encoding adenine phosphoribosyltransferase, with product MTDIQELLLSRIRDVPDHPKPGVVFKDITPLLADPAAFAALTEALAEISLRHGATRVVGLEARGFILAAPVAIRAGLGFVPVRKAGKLPGATLRQAYDLEYGTAEIEVHAEDLTPEDRVMVIDDVLATGGTAAASLELVRRAGAQVAGVAVLMELGFLDGRAKLTQELGGAPLEALLTV from the coding sequence ATGACCGACATCCAGGAGCTCCTGCTCAGCCGCATCCGGGACGTGCCGGACCACCCGAAGCCCGGCGTCGTCTTCAAGGACATCACGCCGCTCCTCGCCGACCCGGCAGCCTTCGCGGCCCTCACCGAGGCGCTTGCGGAGATCTCCCTGCGCCACGGCGCGACCCGAGTCGTGGGACTGGAGGCGCGCGGCTTCATCCTGGCCGCCCCCGTCGCCATCCGCGCGGGTCTCGGCTTCGTCCCCGTCCGCAAGGCCGGCAAGCTCCCCGGAGCCACCCTGCGCCAGGCATACGACCTGGAGTACGGCACGGCCGAGATCGAGGTGCACGCCGAGGACCTCACCCCCGAGGACCGGGTCATGGTCATCGACGACGTACTGGCCACCGGCGGCACCGCCGCAGCCTCCCTGGAACTGGTCCGCCGGGCCGGGGCCCAGGTCGCGGGCGTCGCGGTGCTCATGGAGCTCGGCTTCCTCGACGGGCGTGCCAAGCTCACCCAGGAGCTGGGCGGCGCCCCCCTGGAGGCCCTGCTCACGGTCTGA
- a CDS encoding RelA/SpoT family protein: protein MPDEAQPLSSGPRPGDPEAAAQGQQAQGAAAPSGEPGPESPKPEPGPAAGPARAPASAPAGRPGGQQPARSGSSNRVRARLARLGVQRSHPYNPVLEPLLRIVRSNDPKIETATLRQLEKAYQVAERWHRGQKRKSGDPYITHPLAVTTILAELGMDPATLMAGLLHDTVEDTEYGLDALRRDFGDQVALLVDGVTKLDKVKFGEAAQAETVRKMVVAMAKDPRVLVIKLADRLHNMRTMRYLKREKQEKKARETLEIYAPLAHRLGMNTIKWELEDLAFAILYPKMYDEIVRLVAERAPKRDEYLAIVTDEVQADLRAARIKATVTGRPKHYYSVYQKMIVRGRDFAEIYDLVGIRVLVDTVRDCYAALGTVHARWNPVPGRFKDYIAMPKFNMYQSLHTTVIGPGGKPVELQIRTFDMHRRAEYGIAAHWKYKQEAVAGASKVRTDVPRRTGKEDAVNDMAWLRQLLDWQKETEDPGEFLESLRFDLSRNEVFVFTPKGDVIALPAGATPVDFAYAVHTEVGHRTIGARVNGRLVPLESTLDNGDLVEVFTSKASGAGPSRDWLGFVKSPRARNKIRGWFSKERRDEAIEQGKDAIVRAMRKQNLPIQRILTGDSLVTLAHEMRYTDISSLYAAIGEGHVAAQGVVQKLVQSLGGEEAASEDIAESAPPSRSRRKRRSNADPGVVVKGVDDVWVKLARCCTPVPGDPIIGFVTRGNGVSVHRADCVNVDELSKQPERMLEVEWAPTQSSVFLVAIQVEALDRSRLLSDVTRVLSDQHVNILSAAVQTSRDRVATSRFTFEMGDPKHLGHVLKAVRGVEGVYDVYRVTSARRP from the coding sequence TTGCCTGACGAGGCCCAGCCACTCTCCTCCGGACCCCGTCCGGGGGACCCCGAAGCCGCCGCCCAGGGCCAGCAGGCCCAGGGCGCCGCGGCCCCCTCCGGCGAACCCGGACCCGAGAGCCCGAAGCCGGAGCCGGGGCCCGCGGCCGGGCCGGCGCGGGCCCCGGCCTCCGCGCCGGCGGGCCGCCCGGGGGGACAGCAGCCCGCCCGGTCCGGCTCCTCCAACCGCGTACGGGCCCGTCTGGCCCGGCTCGGGGTCCAGCGCTCCCACCCGTACAACCCGGTGCTCGAACCGTTGCTGCGGATCGTGCGGAGCAACGACCCCAAGATCGAGACCGCGACACTGCGGCAGCTCGAAAAGGCGTACCAGGTCGCGGAGCGGTGGCACCGGGGGCAGAAGCGCAAGAGCGGCGACCCGTACATCACCCATCCGCTGGCGGTCACCACCATCCTCGCGGAGCTGGGCATGGACCCGGCGACGCTGATGGCGGGGCTGCTGCACGACACGGTCGAGGACACCGAGTACGGCCTCGACGCACTGCGGCGTGACTTCGGTGACCAGGTCGCGCTTCTGGTCGACGGCGTCACCAAGCTCGACAAGGTGAAGTTCGGCGAGGCCGCACAGGCGGAGACGGTCCGCAAGATGGTCGTCGCCATGGCCAAGGACCCGCGCGTCCTGGTCATCAAGCTCGCCGACCGCCTGCACAACATGCGCACGATGCGCTACCTCAAGCGGGAGAAGCAGGAGAAGAAGGCCCGCGAGACGCTGGAGATCTACGCCCCGCTCGCCCACCGGCTGGGCATGAACACCATCAAGTGGGAGCTGGAGGACCTCGCCTTCGCGATCCTCTACCCCAAGATGTACGACGAGATCGTCCGGCTGGTCGCCGAGCGGGCGCCCAAGCGCGACGAGTACCTCGCCATCGTCACCGACGAGGTCCAGGCGGACCTCAGGGCCGCCCGCATCAAGGCGACCGTCACCGGCCGTCCCAAGCACTACTACAGCGTGTACCAGAAGATGATCGTCCGCGGCCGGGACTTCGCGGAGATCTACGACCTGGTCGGCATCCGTGTCCTCGTCGACACCGTCCGCGACTGCTACGCGGCGCTCGGCACCGTCCACGCCCGGTGGAACCCGGTGCCCGGACGGTTCAAGGACTACATCGCGATGCCGAAGTTCAACATGTACCAGTCGCTGCACACGACGGTCATCGGCCCCGGCGGCAAGCCCGTCGAACTCCAGATCCGCACCTTCGACATGCACCGGCGCGCCGAGTACGGCATCGCCGCCCACTGGAAGTACAAGCAGGAGGCGGTCGCCGGCGCCTCCAAGGTGCGCACCGACGTGCCGCGGAGGACCGGCAAGGAAGACGCCGTCAACGACATGGCGTGGCTGCGCCAGCTCCTCGACTGGCAGAAGGAGACCGAGGACCCCGGCGAGTTCCTGGAGTCCCTGCGCTTCGACCTCTCGCGCAACGAGGTCTTCGTTTTCACGCCCAAGGGCGACGTGATAGCGCTCCCGGCCGGCGCCACCCCGGTGGACTTCGCCTACGCCGTCCACACCGAGGTCGGCCATCGCACCATCGGCGCCCGCGTCAACGGCCGCCTGGTCCCGCTGGAGTCCACCCTGGACAACGGTGACCTGGTCGAGGTCTTCACCTCGAAGGCGTCCGGCGCCGGGCCCTCCCGGGACTGGCTGGGCTTCGTCAAGTCGCCCCGGGCCCGCAACAAGATCCGCGGCTGGTTCTCCAAGGAGCGCCGAGACGAGGCGATCGAGCAGGGCAAGGACGCCATCGTCCGCGCCATGCGCAAGCAGAACCTGCCCATCCAGCGCATCCTGACCGGTGACTCCCTGGTCACGCTCGCCCACGAGATGCGGTACACCGACATCTCCTCGCTCTACGCGGCGATCGGCGAGGGCCACGTCGCCGCCCAGGGCGTCGTGCAGAAGCTCGTGCAGTCCCTCGGCGGCGAGGAGGCCGCCAGCGAGGACATCGCCGAGTCGGCGCCGCCCTCCCGCAGCCGCCGCAAGCGCCGCTCCAACGCCGACCCGGGCGTGGTCGTCAAGGGAGTGGACGACGTCTGGGTCAAGCTGGCCCGCTGCTGCACCCCCGTCCCCGGCGACCCGATCATCGGCTTCGTCACCCGGGGCAACGGCGTCTCGGTCCACCGCGCCGACTGCGTCAACGTGGACGAGCTGTCCAAGCAGCCCGAAAGGATGCTCGAAGTCGAGTGGGCGCCGACCCAGTCCTCGGTCTTCCTGGTCGCCATCCAGGTCGAGGCGCTGGACCGCTCCAGGCTGCTCTCGGACGTCACGCGGGTCCTCTCCGACCAGCACGTGAACATCCTGTCGGCCGCCGTGCAGACCTCCCGCGACCGGGTCGCCACCTCGCGCTTCACCTTCGAGATGGGCGACCCCAAGCACCTCGGCCACGTCCTCAAGGCGGTCCGGGGCGTGGAGGGCGTCTACGACGTCTACCGGGTCACCTCCGCCCGCAGGCCCTGA
- a CDS encoding MarR family winged helix-turn-helix transcriptional regulator yields the protein MPHSPDAPLDRLVRAVTSLSYALGRSRVHEELTASVGVTVERPEIALLRVLYASPEPLRVTDVAARLLVRSPHVTRQVARLEAAGLVRRVPDALDHRTHLLSTTAHGRQVVDRIDQGMRDTFRATLQDMTDGQLADAAEVMERLAADAAARYEEPPPAAPPARGGP from the coding sequence ATGCCGCACTCCCCGGACGCGCCCCTGGACCGCCTGGTCAGGGCAGTCACCTCACTGTCGTACGCGCTCGGTCGCAGCCGGGTGCACGAGGAGCTGACGGCCTCGGTGGGGGTGACGGTGGAGCGCCCCGAGATCGCGCTGCTGCGGGTGCTGTACGCCTCGCCGGAGCCGCTGCGGGTCACCGACGTGGCGGCCCGGCTGCTGGTCCGCTCGCCGCACGTCACCCGGCAGGTGGCGCGGCTGGAGGCGGCGGGGCTGGTACGGCGGGTGCCGGACGCCCTCGACCACCGGACGCACCTGCTCTCCACCACGGCCCACGGCCGGCAGGTGGTGGACCGGATCGACCAGGGGATGCGGGACACCTTCCGGGCCACTCTCCAGGACATGACCGACGGTCAGCTCGCGGACGCGGCCGAGGTGATGGAGCGACTGGCGGCGGACGCGGCGGCCCGCTACGAGGAGCCGCCCCCCGCTGCGCCGCCGGCTCGCGGCGGCCCTTGA